The following proteins come from a genomic window of Malus domestica chromosome 02, GDT2T_hap1:
- the LOC103403785 gene encoding probable esterase KAI2 — translation MGIVEEAHNVRVVGSGQQVLVLGHGFGTDQSVWKHLVPHLVDDYRVILYDNMGAGTTNPEYFDFERYSTLEGYAYDLLAILEVLHVQSCIFVDHSMSAMIGAIAAVTRPDLFTKLIMIAASPRFLNDVDYYGGFEQEDVEQLFEAIQSNYKAWCSGFASLVVGRDMDSVAIQEFSRTLFNMRPDISLSVAQTIFQSDIRQILRLITVPCHILQSVKDLAVPMVVTEYLHQNLGGKSIVEVMSSDGYLPQLSSPDIVNLVLLKHIRYDIMA, via the exons aTGGGAATAGTGGAAGAAGCTCACAACGTGCGGGTCGTAGGGTCGGGTCAGCAAGTCCTAGTCCTGGGCCACGGCTTCGGCACCGATCAGTCGGTCTGGAAACACCTCGTCCCCCACCTCGTCGACGACTACCGCGTCATTTTGTACGACAACATGGGCGCCGGAACCACTAACCCCGAATACTTCGACTTCGAGCGCTACTCCACCCTCGAAGGCTACGCCTACGACCTCCTCGCCATTCTCGAGGTGCTCCACGTCCAGTCATGCATTTTCGTCGACCACTCCATGTCCGCCATGATCGGCGCCATCGCCGCTGTCACCCGtcccgacctcttcaccaagctCATCATGATCGCCGCCTCTCCCAG GTTTCTCAACGACGTGGACTACTACGGAGGATTCGAGCAAGAAGATGTGGAGCAACTATTCGAGGCGATCCAGTCCAACTACAAGGCATGGTGCTCCGGGTTCGCATCGCTGGTGGTGGGCAGGGACATGGACTCAGTGGCGATCCAGGAGTTTAGCCGGACCCTATTCAACATGCGACCGGACATTTCCCTCAGCGTGGCACAAACCATATTCCAAAGCGACATTAGACAAATACTTAGGTTAATCACGGTGCCATGTCACATTTTACAGAGTGTAAAAGACCTTGCTGTCCCCATGGTTGTGACCGAGTATTTGCACCAGAATCTCGGTGGCAAGTCGATCGTTGAGGTCATGTCTTCAGACGGTTATCTCCCACAGTTGAGCTCGCCTGATATCGTGAATCTGGTGCTGCTCAAGCACATCAGATATGATATCATGGCATAA
- the LOC103403792 gene encoding probable protein phosphatase 2C 78: MMLEMCRRPLEKCFGGGDGGDGLLWHMDLKPHSSGDYSIAVVQANSALEDQGQVFTSPCATYVGVYDGHGGPEASRFITNHLFPFLHKFATEQGGLSEDVIRKAFDATEEEFLELVKRSWMVRPQIASVGSCCLVGAIADGILYVANLGDSRAVLGRRASDGQAVVAERLSTDHNVSVEEVRKEVKDLHPDDAHIVVYTRGVWRIKGIIQVSRSIGDVYLKKPEFNRDPLFHQFGMPVPLKKPVMTAEPSIVVRKLQPQDMFLIFATDGLWEHLSDETAVKIVSKNPRAGIAKRLVRAAIDEAARKRELRYDDIKRIERGARRNFHDDITVIVIFLDHSQVSPNAGVQDQSLFNCTSVPVDIFSMNEEAADGSLHTFP, translated from the exons ATGATGTTGGAGATGTGTCGGAGGCCGTTGGAGAAGTGTTTTGGTGGCGGAGACGGCGGCGATGGGCTGCTTTGGCACATGGACCTCAAGCCCCACTCTTCTGGGGACTATTCGATTGCAGTGGTTCAAGCTAATTCTGCTCTGGAGGATCAGGGACAGGTGTTCACATCTCCTTGCGCCACGTATGTTGGAGTCTATGACGGCCATGGCGGTCCTGAAGCTTCCCGCTTCATCACTAACCACCTCTTCCCCTTCCTTCACA AGTTTGCAACTGAACAAGGTGGGCTGTCAGAGGATGTGATAAGGAAGGCATTTGATGCAACAGAGGAGGAGTTCTTGGAGTTGGTTAAGCGATCATGGATGGTGCGGCCGCAGATTGCTTCAGTAGGATCGTGTTGTCTGGTTGGTGCAATTGCAGATGGTATTTTATATGTGGCTAATCTCGGAGATTCGAGGGCAGTTCTTGGCAGGAGAGCATCGGATGGGCAGGCCGTGGTCGCAGAGCGGTTGTCTACGGATCACAATGTTTCAGTGGAGGAAGTGAGGAAGGAGGTTAAGGATCTTCACCCTGATGATGCGCACATTGTGGTGTATACACGTGGAGTTTGGCGAATTAAGGGCATTATTCAG GTCTCAAGGTCAATCGGTGATGTCTACTTGAAGAAACCTGAGTTTAACAGAGATCCTCTCTTCCACCAGTTCGGTATGCCCGTTCCTTTAAAGAAGCCTGTAATGACAGCAGAACCGTCGATAGTAGTTCGAAAGTTACAACCACAGGACATGTTTTTGATATTTGCAACAGATGGTCTCTGGGAGCATTTAAGTGATGAAACAGCCGTGAAAATCGTCTCCAAAAATCCAAGAGCT GGAATAGCAAAGCGATTGGTAAGAGCTGCCATCGACGAGGCTGCAAGGAAAAGAGAATTGAGATACGACGACATAAAAAGAATTGAAAGGGGGGCAAGGCGCAATTTCCACGACGATATCACTGTAATCGTGATATTCCTAGATCATTCACAAGTTTCCCCAAATGCTGGTGTCCAGGACCAGAGCCTCTTTAACTGCACTAGTGTCCCTGTCGATATATTCTCTATGAACGAGGAAGCAGCAGACGGATCACTCCACACCTTCCCATGA